The DNA segment TAAGCATTCAATTATAAATAAGTAAAATGCATACTTTTCGTACACTGTCATTTCTCGACATTGGTGTCAGTTGCATTAAGGGGCGAAACTACAACTAAATTGAAGTCTTGATGGACAGATGATATTTCAAGGATACCAGATATGTATTTGTCTCGACAACAGTGCTTATTCAGTGAACGAGTAACGTAAATTCTAGAGCCGTGAAACCAAGGATACATTTCTCGTCGCAGCTGAAAATTATCATTATAGCGCGTACGTTGATTCTCTGCTTTTATTGACAGTTTGCACGAACTATAGCAGAACTCAGAGCACACTAAAGCAAGTTGTTTTTGTCGAGTTGGGGACCTATTTGAACTGGTTGCGGCATGATCCAATACAAACAGTATGGAAACGGCCAGGCAGAAAGCATAACTTCACACTCGGGCAGCCCAGGCGCGCGAATCTCTCCTCTGAAGAGGAGCCCCGTCGCACTGAATGCGAATTCGCTCCTTGAGCCCAAAGGTTTCTCGGCCAAAGGAACAACTCTCCGCGCTCAGTGAGCGTGGGAAAAATCCAACCGTCCGCATCGTTGAACTCCTCTGAGATTGTGAAATCTTGGACGGTAAAATTTACATGTATTCAACCTCGTAGATTCTTCCTGAAGGCTACGTGTGTTTGTAATTGTGAGTTCAGGAGATTACTTTGGCACGGCCGCTTGATTGCATTGCTTATCAACCGGCTGTGACTATAGCCATATCTCTCAATGCATGCGCAGCCTTGACAGCAGTTGATATCCCCTTGATGGGGCGAACTGTATTCGACTTAATTTGAAAGCAGCGAATAGTCACTGCAACTCAGGCAAGTATAGTGGAATGTAAACTTTTTAATGTTGATTAAGATGGATGTTAATTGCGGAGTCATTTTATTTGTAGTCTCAATATTAAAACgatttagcatagcgcaatcCGGCGCCGCTACCGCGATGCGCTTTTGAACTGCGCctgtgcgcacgcgctgattagTCCCGACGCGGCCGGCGCGCAAGGTGCTGGCGGGCACCTGGCTTCATCTGGCAGCTTCAGGGCGATATGCGCATGCTAATGGCACCACGCGGTAGTAGAGCGTGGTAGTGGACTCGGAACGTGCTAAGCTGAATACCTCTGTTGTTTTTGAGATAGCAGAAGACAAGATAACCACGTGCTACTGATGCAATCTGAACCCGCGACCTTCCAGATGTCGCACAGGGCACTCCACGGAACAAAATGGAGCTACGCATATCGCCCTGGAGAAGTACTTGTTCAATGCATCAACATTACTATGGCAATCACTACCAAAATGGGATCAAAAACAGTCACTCTCATATTCCACTAAAAGTGTGAATTAGCCATAGGGTTTTCGGATATCGGTACTTGCATTTTTGGATTAATTTCGCCGGTAATATTGTTTAGCTAGTCGGATTAACGCTATTTTTCACAAACTTAAACTTCCACCGCTATAACGCGTACTGAGCACGGCATTTGGATAGTGCCAATAGTAAACCTTTTCTTCGATTGCTGGCGGTATGTTCGGTGGCATCGATTTGTTTCCAGCTTTGTGTTTGTATTTTTCACAGCGGACGTAGCTCCGCATTGAAAAGCCTCGAGTAGTGTTACGAGCTGTTGCTCATAATAATCTGCAGGCCGTACAGTCAACCAAAGGTTTCCCAGTGGTACCACTTCATTAGTTAGTCGACAGGTTTTCTAGGCACTATCGAAATTTTTTTCTCAACTAGTATCCCAGTGAGGTGTGTTCGGTTCAGTTGAAGTACTGCAAAAGGAAGCGGAGGTCCGCAGCCTTTCTCACTAATACAGATATAGGATTTTTAGGCTCTGAGCATGAATGTAACGTGGTCAATGCGAGGCGCAATTAACTTGCGTGACAAAATCTCTGTCCTGTGTGGCTTCATGGATCTTGGTGTCAAGTGTctattcacttcacttcacttcactttattaccttaaagaccccactttgggggtgttacataaggggtgggagtacaaatatgggttgaatatggttgcttacatgatatttatgaaatgcatatttaaattgttcacaaaacttgattggcaggtgatggcatcaacgtcgtggggaaagCCATTCCaatctttagcagtgcgaagaaaaaaggatgcggaaaaattgacggtgcgggagcgttggcatgacacttgcagtggatggccggtgcgatgagatatgcgagcgggcggtgtgatgtagggtggttgtccgagggaactgtaaaaaaacttatgaaacagactaagagaagcaatgcgacgacgatgggcaagagttgataaacctgattgtcgtttaagtgacgatacactgatgtcgtatgaataggcagaatgaatgaacctcgtggcgcgattttggacagattctagtgaactgatgagatatgcttgttgcgggctccagatagcagatgcgtattctagttttggtcgaatgagtgattggtaggcgagaagtttaatactttgaggggcgtgccgtaggtgacgtttcaaaaaacccaatgaccggttagctgatgcgacgatgttcgttacatgagagtgccaggagagatcctggcacaaggtgacacctaggtacttgtatgagtatacagattctagtggaacgttagcaacggagtaagagaaaatatgggggttacgccggcggtgaaaagatacgagtttacatttattaggattaagcgacattagccagtcatcgcaccaggcgtgcactgtgtcaatgtcgttttgcagctgtgattggtcaaaggtgttggaaatcgtgtggtaaataacgcagtcgtctgcaaacagacgaacattgcaaaccaggtttgagggtaagtcgtttatgtagattaagaataggaggggagcaagtacagaaccttggggtacgcctgatgttactggaagagggttggaactctggctattaacgagaacaaactgggagcgcttagaaaggaattcttcgatccacaataagacgttaggatgcagttttagcatggttagttttagcagtaaacgcctgtggggaacgttatcaaatgctttagcaaagtctagaaaaatagcgtcagtttgtaaatttaggtcgaggttagagtgaacgtcatgaagaaagacggccagttgagtttcacatgacaaaccattgcgaaacccgtgttgtgagggatgaaagaagttgatagcgtcaagaaagtccatgatttgagaatagatgacgtgttccatgattttgcaaggtatgctggttaatgatatcggacggtaatttaaaggagaatctttgttaccggacttaaagacgggaatgacctttcccactttccagtcatccggaatggaacctgtagaaagcgactgtgaaaacaataacaataactacattgcagaaatattattagtgttgcgcagtattttggagttaatttcgtcgacgccggccgatgatgaagttttaaggtgttcaatgagcgaggtaatgccggcttcagaaaacgcgatagcaggcatgctggactctatattgacggcgaaagttgcagttggtgggtgaatttcattagtgaacacagatgaaaaggcgttattaaaaatgtcagcgcactcaatgtcatcagcttcctctccagactctttagttagagtgatggtatgtgccgggtgctcacttatgacctgccaaaactttctgggattggaagtcaacaatttggggaggtcgttgtgaaggaaagagtattttgcgtagcgaatttctgataggtaggtgcgttcggctgtatagtatttttcccatgcgcactcgtcgtattgctttaattttgccgcacggaaaaggcgcttctttttattgtcgagtctttttatcgttttggtataccatggtttctggcggtccgagtggaagcttattttggggatgtatctatcggttagttcgctaacctttttcttaaaacgggaccaattgtcatttactgaattatcgtgaaaagatgcttcaaatgttgtgagatattggtttaattcaagactaaaggcttcatagtttcctttgtcgtagaggcgaatagttttgttttgattctggcgtcgtgatgggtggaactcaaatgtggcgtggattactttatggtcgctgatttcgcgtagataagtgatagatgagagggcttccgggtgggtagtcaggattagatctaggatgtttgcaccgcgggtcggttcagataccacttgagttaagttgaagtttaggcagacctcgataaaatcattcgcttccctgttgccgacagctgtctgagtctgccagttgatttctggaaaattgaagtctccaaaaagAATGATATGCCCTTTTGGGTATTTCCTTGTTaattggctgatcacgtcgttaagaattcgagagaaatcggagttggtatttggcgctctataacaaacgcccagcagtacggtttggggcgcagcgcgacaaagtagccatactatctcaaggtctgatggaatattaataactgtacacgagaactgattgctaactgcgatgaaaacgcctccacctcgagcggatgtgcgatctttgcgaagaaggttaaaattcggtaagtcagcaagaacttcagtatcggtgatgccattagtgagccatgtttcggtaagtatcagcaagttactagcagatgaacacacaagattggagatgatttcacgtttcggaagaaaactacgtatgtttgtgaaaatcgccgaaaaggaaagattaggctggggggtggtaggtacatgagcggctgggggctggcggcgcagcaaccgctatggtatctcttttacagattgcgatggttcgtcgaagatatatcgtcgggaaccgatgaacagggttttgtatcgcaaagaaaaacggttagtcttgcttttggcaaatgtaactagatgtttgcgcacattgcgaacgcggcgtgaaaaatcttcaccgacggAGTAGTTAGTGTTCTTGAATTTGCGGCCATTAGCTAGAATTTCGTCCTTCGTTTTGAAAAGTGCGAATTTGGCAATTAACGGACGGCAGCGATCAGGTTCGTGGCGCCCAAGACGGTGAGTGCGGTCTATTGTTTTGGGGTCGAGGGTGATGTCCAAAAATTCGGAGCAATGGCGAATTAATAGCTTTTCAGAGTCGGCCCACGTTTCAGATGGGTCAGGGTCCGGAATGTTGTAGAATATgaggttgtttcttcgtgattggttttctgcttcgtctatgcgatcctcgagatcacagagctggcgagttgcctgggtggtgtgagtgcttaggccttctatctctgtgcgtagtgactgtatggcttggtaatgaccttcaagagcgctgatgcgcctgcttagatcagaaataaggttgtctgttgttagtaactggtttttgaggtctgtaacttccgcgattaatgtcgactgaccggcggacaattttttaagttccgtaactacagtttcgagtgaggcagggccggggttagtctctatgtcgccggacaacaaaagcaaggaaataatgacatcagaacactcagtgacaatggcaaggcagcattgcgggctcggcagctgtatcaaaaagtaatcactagatttcttagcgtaaagacaacatggcttactaacctgcatggcgaagcagaacgggttaagcgaccgcatcgtggcacagccaccgagcccacaaagcgacgccggtggccgaagctgcttaaaagctggagcgggagaggatgttgatggcgatggtgtttccaactgtctgtcgagggtgcagtgcactggtgaggtcagcgcacgatcgggcgaagcggtgatggcgcaaggctggcacatatcggttcggttgagagcgggcgtccattccggtgagatgtccggtggacaggcagcaagaggggcggggaaaagcgtggtaatccagaggggagcgatcacctgcatggcgaggcagaacggggtaagcgaccgcatcgtggcacagccaccgtaGAGATAGTCTCCAACCTCAGCTGATGAATGTCGCATTGCGTCTATATTTGTCACCTAACTGACAAACGTAATCATGCAGTGTAAACAATGACAGCGCCAAATAAAATTCTGCGATAACGAGACGACGATCGGAATGTTGTGACCTCTCAAAACATAATACGACCAAGGAGAGCAACGGTGTGTACAGAGACGTAAGGCAGTAGCTTCGGCTTCTATGAATGAAGCGTCATGCTCGGAAAAAGATTAGCAATCGTATACGAAAGAGCGGCGCCGCCTACCTTTTGCGCAGTAACATGCGCGAGGAAATGACTGACAATCAGGAACAGTAAAGCTGTTACGAAGCGCTTCTAGATGCTGCGTATATTTAAATGAGAAGCACTGAAAGCATTTCTCTTTCAGGTAGAAAGAAGTTAAATACTTATCAAAAAGTGGAACAGCAACGGATATCAGCACGGATATCGTGTCTATACAATCTTCTGGATGTCATCCAATCGTTTACACACGGATAAGCAATGATCCTTCAGCTTTCCTGGCAGCTCGGGTACCCGAAAACTGCTTATCAAGGTGCGAATCAATGTGTTTTGTGTCTAATTTTATGAATATACGAAATCACATCTCCTAGCAAGGCTGGTCTTTGTACTAAATTAGTTTGTTTCACAAAGTCTCTATTCAGGTCATTGCTGTTTAATAAATGAGAAATGCGCAGATTaccgtcacgaagcgacacatgggctatatAGGGGAGGCCGCGTTGCAGTGCTCCGAATTAATTCAGACCACCGGGGATTCATCATTGTGCGCTGACGTAGCACAGTGCACACGGGTGCCActtgcgtttcgactccatctGAACGCgatcgccgcagccgggatttgaacccgtgTCCTGCAGCAGAACAGCACACCTCTCTGACAACTTACCAACTCCGAGTCCAAAATCATGGAGGTCAGAATGTCTGTAAACAAAACAATTCGTGCTTGTTACGGCACTATGGACAATCCATTGTCAATCATTTTAACTCTTCACTTTCCGAACGGCCTTCTACGTAGGCACACTCTATGCGAGTTAGCATGGTAGCGCAGAATTTTCCACCGCCTTTGCGTTTTGGTGCCACAGTACACGGTGGCATGAATGGCAGAATATATGCCGGCAACGTTTGTATTGTAATAAATATGCTGCTGCATAATTTGCACGACTTTCGAATGGTCTGTGGAGCATTTTGTAGCAGAGCATTACTAAGGGCGGCAAGGTCCCTTCAGCAAGCGCATACTGCCATTCTTCGGAACTGACATCCACCAAGTCGAATAAGTTTAGAGCCTCAAGTATTTTGCCTTTTCGCGTGCATGCCGTTCCAGCTTTCTTTGAGATCGTCAGACGCTCAACAACGTCGGGGTCGGCGGAAAAGACGAACTCGGCGGGAGGAGCACCTGGGGAATTTTCGCACATCATTGTCACGTTTCTTAGCTAAAAGTGCGCTGCACTAGACACTCACGagaaaaaaaccagcgagaaaagacgcaagaccagaggaaggaGCCCACCAATTCCCGCTTCTGAATCACTAGCCACTCAAACGTCGCAAACGTCTCCACTAAACCGTTTCACTGATGACTTAATTTTGGTCTCACCCCCAGCGCGTATAGCGACGGAGTTCTGCTTCCGAGCACGAGAGCGCCTGGAGGTAGTATTTGTGATTCAGGTGGAATGCGTAAACGCCGTTGAGATGTCTGTGAACATCAAAGAACCCAGGCCACCGAAGTCAACTCTGTGCATTGCGCACCTGATATCGCCACAGCGTCGGCTGATTAGACTACTAAGCAATGTCAGGATGTAAGCGTATAGGCTCGTTGCCCCAAGTGGGGAGCGTGTGCGTTGAGGCCGACCGTGTATCTTTAAGAGGCGTAACAGTTAATCATGCTCTCGGCAGTCGTGCGGATGAAATAAAAACCTTGCAATGAGTGTATTTCGGCTCAGTAGCACCAAAGCGCCGCATCGTCGCTCTGTTCCGCCCATTCATGCAGCCCCAGCAAATAAAACACGAAGTAGCCCAAAATGATTCGATGTCGACAGCAGTTGCAGTCCTTGTTCCGTACACTCCGCGGCACCAAACGGTCGCGAAACATCTGGCGCCATCTGTCCGCATTCTAAAAAAGGGAAACAGCAGCGAACAAGGTCTTGGTGCGCCGCCGGGTGGAGTATCGCCACCGAAATACATTCTTACACAATGACCTGCCCGAATCTGTGATTTGGCCCCCGGCATGTACTTTTCATTTACACTTTCTCCTGATTTAGCAAAGCTAGTTGTTCGGTAAAAATAACGTTTTTTCATCAGTCCACAATCACTTAACATTGCTCTTTACACGCATAAAAGTGTTCCTGATAACACTCCCTCAGTGTTcaacttaagagcgttagctacgagaggtTCAAGTGTATACACCGGTGCGCGCAGAAAACATGGAAAATATCAAATCCAGGCATCCGCAGATGTTTCCTTACCGAAAACATCCTTCGATGACACAAGCCGCATCAGCTACCCCATTAATTTTTCCACTACTATAATGACTTTTAGcaaccttcgctatatccggtatatttccttgGTGTATCAGTTATAAATTTTATAAacatgtgcatcacaacacgGTGGATCGTGTGATtccatccggaaccctctgcggcAAAGAGTTCGGCCGTAGCGTCCGTGTGAAGGTCCTCGTAATGAATGTTTTggaggcggaaaggtcgtcgttcCGAATCACATATTTTGCGCTTCATCTCAATTAGGCATTGTTCCATTAAAGCCCTTCTCCTCCTCCATCAACTTGTAATTTTATATTCAAGAATATGCAAATTCATTTGACGCCACGTGGAGCATTCTGCGTCAAACgagtggcccccaaattttatgcaaatggtggtcccggaggaggggggggggggggtgaggtcgCACTTCAATGGCcactatactggcacatatactCTTAGTCTCTATACTCGGACATTCTTTTAGTCTACTTTCATTAAGAACTAATTGCATACTAATTATGTTACCACCACAAAATATTTGTCCGTATATGTGCGCATTATCTCCCATTGCTCTGTTTAGCCGGCTTCTTTCACTACTATTCAGCCAAGAAATTTTCTGTAGCCCGCCAGTGATGAGGCCGAATCAACGACAGTCTATCTCTCTATCGCGGCCATTAACGGGCGATCAGTAAAGATTGGCATGAGATTGATAATGTATTGCCTAGCTGTACATCTCAGTGCATTTGCTTTAAGAGTTCTTTGAGAGGCAGTTGGTAAACCCTCCTGgcgttaaaaaaaatggctgcggttaaGCTATAGTTAAACCTGGAATGGCGGAATAGctcctggccgagtggaactcgatcagtcgaattgcaaagccagtctttctccgctgcgtttcgctgggcgttccttctttatcttcgtccctggacgtggattcactctctcccctctctctctactccctctccactcctcttccactcggtttcaccggcgctcagcgccgccggcagctgccgtGATGGCCAGGGCGCCgcaacgctgaaggctcgaaacacgcttcgcgcacaccagctgcgcgCTCTGACTTCACTCCGCGCACGcccacagctggcggagcggtggtacCACGGCTCAGCGTGCTGCCGCGCTGACCTcacgaagtggctggcgtagtgtattgctatcgctacaaaaattctgACAGCGCTTGAGTCGCTTGGTGCACCAAGCAGCAATGGGGGTCGGGGCGAGTGGTTGAGTGAGGGCAACGTGCGCGAACGACGGCCCCGACGATATGACAGCGCAGGTTTCCTGTACAGATGTTGCTGTAAAAAGTAAACAACAGTTGAGGACGCGGTGTCGCATAACGCAGGCAGGCCCGAAAGCTCAGCTGTCGCCAGGAAGTTGTCAAAGCTGAATTACTGAACGGACGAGATTTTATTTGGGGCTGATGCTACACAGAGTAGGCACGAGGTCAGATGTCGGGAGTGGAATGGTCAGCCAAGAACCGACTGTGATTCTGCAGTCTTGACGTCGAGATCTAGCCACTGAGTCACCCATAGAGTTATACCCACTCAGCGCTTTCTTGTCCTTCTGGGTGGAACCCGACTGGCGCTGGGTGGGAACAAGATGGAGGCTTTGGTGTTAACTAACTTTCCAGGAGCCATATTACGGCATTCGGGCTTTTACAAGCACGAATTACAGCGCCCTCTCACTGGCTTGCGTACAGTTCTGAGCGTGGGTTAGAATCCCACAAGCAGTTCCCGCACTAAGATGGGAGTTAAACGCGAAAACTTCCCTGTACTGAGGTTACGGTGCTGGTTGACGATCGGAATGTGAAGAGAGCTAACCAAAGCTTTGCGCTGCGACTTCCTTCATTACGACCAGTGGCAAATGCTGATACGATGCAGAACAAAGCCGTTAGTAACGTGAACACTGACTGTACTAACCTAGGAATCGTTTCGCAGAGCGGATTCATTGATGGCGCTTTCAGTGATACATCAACGCAGCGGACTACGAGGCTTGTGGTAGCGGAAGACTCGGAATAAACGCTGACAACGCAACGTTTTTTAACGTGCAGCGAAAGCTAAACGCGAtggtgtttttgcatttcacaaTCTGTAATAAGCACCTGTGATGAGCAGCCGATTGTCATGTTCTCCGCATGAACTGGGCTTTGTGTTACTGAGCTGGGAACAGTCGGTAATTTTAACGTGAATAACGTCCAAAAGGCGCAGTCTCCTATCCGGCCTCCACTGTAAGCAAACGCCTGGGAGCATTTTTTTCTCCTTCGCCAATGGAATATTTGCTTCATGTAATATAAGAGCATAGACAGCTgtttcaacaaaaaattagaATTCATTGTATTCGGTATGTAGTTTTTTACACATGctcaacagaagaaaaagaaaactattcTCAAGTCGCCGTGTTTGCCATTAACACTTCCTCTTCACTCGAATTACGGAAAGCCATTTTGCTCTCATTCGAAAGCACC comes from the Amblyomma americanum isolate KBUSLIRL-KWMA chromosome 1, ASM5285725v1, whole genome shotgun sequence genome and includes:
- the LOC144105474 gene encoding uncharacterized protein LOC144105474, with product MRSLNPFCFAMQVSKPCCLYAKKSSDYFLIQLPSPQCCLAIVTECSDVIISLLLLSGDIETNPGPASLETVVTELKKLSAGQSTLIAEVTDLKNQLLTTDNLISDLSRRISALEGHYQAIQSLRTEIEGLSTHTTQATRQLCDLEDRIDEAENQSRRNNLIFYNIPDPDPSETWADSEKLLIRHCSEFLDITLDPKTIDRTHRLGRHEPDRCRPLIAKFALFKTKDEILANGRKFKNTNYSVGEDFSRRVRNVRKHLVTFAKSKTNRFSLRYKTLFIGSRRYIFDEPSQSVKEIP